Proteins from a single region of Bdellovibrio bacteriovorus HD100:
- the purB gene encoding adenylosuccinate lyase — translation MIERYTRPEMGLLWDADHKFGKMMEVEIAVAQVQSQLGIIPKNAAKIIAQKARFNVKRISEIERETKHDVIAFVSNLAENVGPQGKFIHYGMTSSDVLDTAFSLQVREAGVVLMKSIVALEKSLKTLVTKHAETLCAGRTHGMFAEPTTFGFKMAGFLAEAQRNKKRVKAALDNMMICKLSGAVGTYSSQAPKIESLVAKKLKLKTETIATQVIPRDRHAEMLSALALFGTGLERLAVELRHLQRSDVAEVTEGFTKGQKGSSAMPHKKNPISAENITGLSRLLRGYAIAGFENVALWHERDISHSSVERVVFPDAFIVADYACNRMSILLDGLDVNKKRMMDNIESSQGQIFSSHVLLALIQKGMIREEAYALVQRLCHSLSYGEHLKDKLLVDDQIQKLLKPKEIDEIFTGKKHKKAIKDIIKRV, via the coding sequence GTGATTGAGAGATACACCCGCCCGGAAATGGGCCTTCTTTGGGACGCCGACCACAAGTTCGGAAAAATGATGGAAGTTGAAATTGCGGTGGCGCAGGTTCAATCCCAGCTTGGCATCATCCCCAAGAACGCAGCCAAGATCATCGCTCAAAAAGCTCGCTTCAACGTAAAAAGAATCTCTGAAATCGAACGCGAAACCAAACATGACGTGATCGCCTTTGTTTCAAATCTGGCAGAAAACGTCGGCCCGCAGGGAAAATTCATCCACTACGGCATGACGTCTTCGGATGTTCTGGATACGGCCTTCAGCTTGCAGGTGCGCGAAGCCGGAGTCGTTCTGATGAAATCCATCGTCGCTCTGGAAAAATCCCTGAAAACCCTGGTGACCAAGCATGCGGAAACCCTGTGTGCCGGACGCACCCACGGCATGTTTGCCGAGCCGACCACTTTCGGATTCAAGATGGCGGGCTTCCTGGCTGAAGCCCAGCGCAATAAAAAACGTGTGAAAGCCGCTCTTGATAATATGATGATTTGCAAACTCAGCGGTGCGGTGGGGACTTATTCTTCTCAAGCTCCAAAAATTGAGTCTTTGGTGGCTAAAAAGCTGAAATTGAAAACTGAAACCATCGCAACTCAAGTGATCCCGCGCGACCGTCATGCCGAGATGCTTTCAGCCCTGGCTTTGTTCGGAACAGGCCTTGAACGCCTGGCCGTAGAGCTTCGTCATCTGCAGCGCAGTGATGTGGCCGAAGTGACTGAAGGCTTTACCAAGGGCCAAAAGGGCTCTTCAGCGATGCCTCACAAGAAAAACCCAATCAGTGCGGAAAACATAACCGGCCTTTCCCGTTTGCTGCGTGGTTATGCCATTGCCGGATTTGAAAACGTGGCACTTTGGCACGAACGCGACATCAGTCATTCCTCAGTGGAGCGCGTGGTGTTCCCGGATGCCTTCATCGTGGCGGACTATGCCTGTAATCGTATGAGCATTCTGTTGGATGGTCTGGATGTGAACAAGAAGCGCATGATGGACAATATCGAAAGTTCGCAAGGACAGATTTTTAGCTCCCATGTGTTGCTGGCGCTGATTCAAAAAGGAATGATTCGTGAGGAAGCGTATGCTTTGGTGCAGCGTCTTTGTCATTCTCTGTCTTACGGAGAACATCTGAAAGACAAACTTTTGGTGGACGATCAGATCCAGAAGCTTTTGAAGCCCAAAGAGATCGACGAGATCTTTACCGGCAAAAAACACAAAAAAGCCATCAAAGACATCATCAAGAGAGTATAG
- a CDS encoding cysteine desulfurase family protein, with product MIQTKVLHYFDHNATTPACKEVLESLPEFAQAWGNPSSIHWGGRQPKNILRDARKAVAEMVNASPLEIIFTSGGSEANNTVLKGLLEYYQTAQFLTPEQRKRTHFMSSEVEHPSIMKTMQHLKDLGARVDFIPVNRQGQIDLKFYEEHLSEETALVSVMFANNETGTLFPIKEMAEMAHKKGALFHTDAVQAFGKVPVNLKELNVDFASFSGHKFYSVKGTGVLYAKKGNNVTPLIHGGAQERHRRGGTENTLGIGALGVVAKRAPMIAEKAKALAVLRDHMEARILSEISEVTVTAGETPRLPNTSSLVLKGADGETMLMSLDIKGYAVSTGAACSSGNPEPSPVLLAMGLTRDEAQNSLRVSLGWDSTLEQVDSFVDTLKTVVDRLRSLNDDKGETCHV from the coding sequence ATGATACAGACCAAGGTCCTTCATTATTTCGATCACAACGCCACGACTCCGGCGTGCAAAGAGGTTTTGGAATCTCTGCCCGAGTTCGCGCAAGCTTGGGGGAACCCAAGTTCCATCCATTGGGGTGGTCGGCAGCCGAAGAATATTCTGCGTGACGCGCGCAAGGCTGTGGCAGAAATGGTGAATGCAAGTCCGCTGGAAATCATTTTCACTTCCGGTGGCAGTGAAGCCAACAACACCGTTTTGAAAGGTCTGCTGGAATACTACCAGACAGCACAGTTCCTGACTCCGGAACAGCGCAAACGCACTCACTTCATGAGTTCTGAAGTGGAGCACCCAAGCATCATGAAAACCATGCAGCACCTGAAAGATCTGGGCGCACGCGTGGATTTCATTCCGGTGAATCGTCAGGGGCAGATCGATCTGAAATTCTATGAAGAACATCTGAGCGAAGAGACCGCCCTGGTGTCCGTGATGTTTGCCAATAACGAAACCGGCACATTGTTCCCGATCAAAGAGATGGCCGAGATGGCACATAAAAAAGGCGCGCTCTTCCACACGGATGCAGTTCAGGCCTTCGGTAAAGTGCCGGTGAACCTGAAAGAACTGAATGTCGACTTCGCTTCTTTCTCTGGTCATAAATTCTATTCCGTCAAAGGAACTGGGGTTTTGTATGCGAAGAAGGGTAACAACGTCACACCTTTGATTCACGGTGGAGCGCAGGAAAGACATCGTCGTGGTGGCACTGAAAACACACTGGGCATTGGTGCTCTGGGTGTGGTGGCCAAACGTGCGCCGATGATTGCGGAAAAAGCCAAAGCCTTGGCTGTTCTTCGCGATCACATGGAAGCGCGCATTCTTTCTGAAATTTCCGAAGTGACGGTGACTGCCGGGGAAACTCCGCGTTTGCCGAACACAAGTTCATTGGTACTGAAGGGGGCTGACGGGGAAACCATGTTGATGTCTTTGGATATCAAGGGCTATGCGGTTTCCACCGGGGCTGCTTGTTCTTCCGGGAATCCCGAGCCAAGCCCGGTGCTTCTGGCCATGGGTCTGACCCGCGATGAAGCGCAGAACAGCCTGCGTGTCAGTCTTGGCTGGGACAGCACTCTGGAGCAGGTGGATTCGTTTGTAGATACATTGAAAACAGTAGTGGATCGCTTGCGATCCTTGAACGACGACAAAGGAGAGACTTGTCATGTCTAA
- the mtaB gene encoding tRNA (N(6)-L-threonylcarbamoyladenosine(37)-C(2))-methylthiotransferase MtaB, with protein sequence MDHSMKYQVHTFGCKVNTYDAGLIQKNLNASGFMPVVSGQKDARIHVLNTCAVTAEATKEAVRYIRRLKVKDPFCTIVVTGCAAQVDTGSFSSLPGADLIVANSHKSSLPDLLNKHFRGELTEKVFKSNIFKKEDLEAGGGIEKQHTRTFLKIQDGCNSFCTYCIIPYARGKSRSIPVADLVNRINDLYAEGSREVVLTGVHIGDYEDQIGDRKYVMEDLLENLLAKTKMPRFRLSSLEPVEVSERLLDLYQDSRLCPHFHMSIQSANTDVLFHMKRKYTQEDVQKSLRAIADRVPGSFVGMDVITGFPTETEEQFQDTYNCLKDLPWTKLHVFPYSERQGTRAAAMDVSVYPHVRAERAARLRELSIARYTEQAQNQIGSTKRVLVLKNAAKGGQGLSHDYWPVDIAGAESFLDHWAGQEVDVKVTGYDHSNKQHMEGHLIGEVLS encoded by the coding sequence ATGGATCACTCTATGAAGTATCAGGTCCACACTTTCGGCTGTAAGGTGAACACTTATGACGCCGGCCTGATCCAGAAAAACCTGAACGCCAGTGGCTTCATGCCGGTGGTGTCCGGCCAGAAAGACGCGCGCATTCACGTGCTGAATACCTGTGCCGTGACTGCGGAAGCCACGAAAGAGGCCGTTCGCTACATCCGTCGTTTGAAAGTGAAAGATCCTTTCTGCACGATCGTGGTGACAGGCTGTGCGGCGCAAGTTGATACCGGGTCATTCTCGAGTCTTCCAGGGGCTGATCTTATTGTGGCCAATTCCCACAAAAGCAGTCTGCCGGATCTTTTGAACAAGCATTTCCGTGGTGAACTGACTGAAAAAGTCTTTAAATCCAACATCTTCAAAAAAGAAGATCTGGAAGCCGGCGGTGGTATTGAAAAACAACACACCCGCACCTTCCTGAAAATTCAGGATGGCTGTAACAGCTTCTGCACCTATTGCATTATCCCGTATGCTCGTGGGAAAAGCCGTTCTATCCCGGTGGCGGATCTGGTGAATCGTATCAATGATCTGTATGCGGAAGGCTCACGCGAAGTGGTGCTGACCGGTGTGCATATTGGGGATTACGAAGACCAGATCGGGGACCGCAAATACGTGATGGAAGATCTGCTGGAAAATCTTCTGGCAAAAACCAAAATGCCACGTTTCCGTCTTTCAAGCCTTGAGCCGGTGGAAGTGTCTGAGCGCCTGCTGGATCTTTATCAGGACTCACGTCTGTGTCCGCATTTCCACATGAGCATTCAAAGTGCCAACACGGATGTGCTTTTCCATATGAAGCGCAAATACACGCAAGAAGACGTGCAAAAATCTCTGCGCGCGATTGCGGACCGTGTTCCAGGCAGCTTTGTTGGGATGGACGTGATCACGGGTTTCCCAACTGAAACCGAAGAGCAATTCCAGGACACTTATAACTGCCTGAAGGATCTGCCGTGGACCAAGCTGCACGTATTCCCGTACAGCGAACGTCAGGGCACTCGTGCGGCGGCCATGGATGTTTCTGTGTATCCGCATGTGCGCGCGGAAAGAGCGGCCCGTCTGCGCGAACTGAGCATCGCCCGTTACACGGAGCAAGCCCAGAATCAGATCGGCAGCACCAAGCGTGTACTGGTCCTGAAAAATGCCGCCAAAGGCGGACAGGGTCTCAGTCATGATTACTGGCCAGTGGATATCGCAGGTGCGGAAAGCTTCCTGGATCACTGGGCAGGGCAGGAAGTTGATGTGAAAGTCACAGGCTATGATCATTCCAACAAACAACACATGGAAGGTCATCTGATCGGCGAGGTGCTCTCATGA
- the mnmA gene encoding tRNA 2-thiouridine(34) synthase MnmA encodes MSKGRVLVAMSGGVDSSAAAALLVEQGYEVIGATMQVWDYSTCDIEEGNGTCCSSIDVDDARAVADRLGIPFYVINCEAKFRAAVIDPFLKAYLEGQTPLPCVNCNTYLKFDHLVKKMRELECDYIATGHYAKIVYDDKGKASIHTSTDDWKDQTYFLFTIDPELVPKLLFPVGDMKKPQVREYSESRGLVTARKKDSQGICFVGNQGYQNFIKDHVKSEILASKKGLIKRFPEGQVMASHEGIHNYTYGQSKGLGMDYHEKLFVIKIDASDNTVWVGEEKHLFANEVDVVDPKLLDEIQDGEIMNVKIRYQHKGAPAQVIKTASGFKLKFTEPQRAVTPGQAAVFYRDRQLVGGGWITL; translated from the coding sequence ATGTCTAAAGGGAGAGTCCTTGTTGCTATGAGCGGAGGCGTGGACAGTTCCGCCGCGGCTGCGCTCTTGGTCGAACAGGGTTATGAAGTTATTGGAGCCACGATGCAGGTCTGGGATTATTCCACCTGCGATATCGAGGAAGGAAACGGCACATGCTGTTCCAGTATCGACGTGGATGACGCTCGTGCCGTGGCCGACCGTCTGGGTATTCCGTTTTATGTGATCAACTGCGAAGCAAAATTCCGTGCCGCGGTTATTGATCCTTTCTTGAAAGCCTACCTGGAAGGGCAAACACCGCTTCCATGTGTGAACTGCAACACCTATTTGAAATTTGATCACTTGGTTAAAAAAATGCGTGAGCTAGAGTGCGACTATATCGCCACTGGCCACTATGCCAAAATCGTTTATGACGACAAAGGCAAAGCCTCTATCCACACATCCACGGATGACTGGAAAGATCAGACTTACTTCCTGTTCACGATTGATCCAGAGCTGGTGCCGAAACTTTTGTTCCCGGTGGGCGACATGAAAAAGCCGCAGGTGCGTGAGTATTCTGAAAGCCGTGGACTGGTGACTGCGCGCAAGAAAGATTCTCAAGGAATCTGCTTTGTCGGTAATCAAGGGTATCAGAACTTTATCAAAGACCACGTGAAGTCCGAAATTCTGGCCAGCAAAAAAGGTCTGATCAAGCGCTTCCCGGAAGGTCAGGTGATGGCTTCTCATGAAGGCATTCACAACTACACCTATGGTCAATCCAAAGGCCTGGGCATGGATTACCACGAAAAGCTGTTCGTGATTAAAATAGATGCCTCTGACAACACGGTCTGGGTGGGCGAAGAAAAACATCTTTTCGCCAACGAAGTCGATGTGGTGGATCCAAAGCTGCTGGATGAAATCCAGGACGGCGAAATCATGAATGTGAAGATTCGCTATCAGCACAAAGGGGCTCCGGCTCAGGTTATTAAAACGGCCAGCGGCTTCAAATTGAAATTCACAGAGCCTCAGCGTGCGGTGACTCCGGGTCAGGCTGCCGTGTTCTATCGTGACAGACAGCTCGTGGGGGGCGGATGGATCACTCTATGA
- a CDS encoding outer membrane beta-barrel protein: protein MKTTARSLTYSLLILLALGLSLPSKSLAQSDHKSYLISQVDADEAYDPFTDYSEFEEESDEEADINFFRNGRFFTIGLAGGMRGFTGNFADAYSSAPTFGIFLTYFFDLRLAMSLGFQTGDHAVKFSVNNQSKTYEGNVSITAVNFDLKYYMNTQNVTRGLADLNPYILGGLGQFYRTYTIAGLDGFSRDSTMGFDIGAGLEIPLMRKKAYLGLQGTYHYVNFSDENKSYVDGTEKLDKNLTGDFYNFLVILGMNF from the coding sequence GTGAAAACCACAGCTCGATCACTTACATACAGCCTTCTGATTTTACTTGCTTTGGGGCTTAGCCTACCCTCAAAATCCCTGGCCCAGTCTGATCACAAATCCTATCTGATTTCCCAAGTTGACGCGGACGAAGCTTACGATCCATTCACTGATTATTCTGAATTTGAAGAAGAATCCGACGAAGAAGCTGACATCAATTTCTTCCGTAACGGCCGCTTCTTTACAATTGGTCTTGCCGGCGGTATGCGCGGCTTTACCGGCAACTTTGCTGATGCGTATTCCTCGGCTCCGACTTTTGGTATTTTCCTGACTTACTTCTTTGATCTGCGTCTGGCGATGAGCCTGGGCTTCCAGACGGGTGATCACGCGGTGAAATTCTCCGTAAATAACCAATCCAAAACTTACGAAGGAAACGTGTCCATCACCGCCGTGAACTTTGATTTGAAATACTACATGAACACCCAGAACGTGACCCGAGGCCTTGCGGATCTGAATCCGTACATCCTGGGCGGTTTGGGTCAGTTCTATCGCACTTACACGATTGCGGGCCTTGATGGCTTCAGCCGTGACTCAACAATGGGTTTTGATATCGGTGCGGGTCTGGAGATCCCTTTGATGCGCAAAAAAGCCTACCTGGGCTTGCAAGGGACTTATCACTATGTGAACTTCAGCGACGAGAACAAGTCCTACGTGGATGGAACTGAAAAGCTGGATAAGAATCTGACCGGTGACTTCTATAACTTCCTGGTGATCCTGGGGATGAACTTCTAA
- the der gene encoding ribosome biogenesis GTPase Der, with protein sequence MSSTLKTDFSPKVAIIGRPNVGKSTLFNIITETRKAVVKNQAGVTRDIMIEPVDIWGKQFDLIDTGGITEAGDIFSKLIKEQVTEFLHSVDLIVAVMDGRVGLVPEDRDIIRVAKQTGKPFLLVINKVDSDQDQDMAKADFYEFGVDVVAASFEQRRGLAEILEWVVKQIPENPGTVKEGMNIAIVGKPNVGKSSICNAILGYNRMIVSDIAGTTIDSVDSPFVYNDKKYTLVDTAGLRRSAKREEDLEIISAFKSQEAIRRADIVLLMVDGTVGPTDQDARIMQAILEDHKGVIVVANKSDLGGKEVPEYRKTFREQVERVFHFFTDVHIVFTSAKTGYGLEDLFEMIEKVAHQMTFRVPTAELNDFFFETIRKAPAPVWGTTNVKFYYLTQTYQQPPAFIAFANHPDGVTNSYRRFLIKHIKTNWDLHGMPIRIFCMKSRRGGSDNG encoded by the coding sequence ATGTCGTCGACTCTAAAGACTGATTTCTCGCCGAAAGTGGCGATCATCGGTCGCCCGAATGTCGGTAAATCAACACTGTTTAATATCATCACTGAAACCCGCAAAGCCGTGGTGAAAAACCAGGCGGGGGTTACTCGTGATATCATGATCGAACCTGTCGATATCTGGGGCAAACAATTTGACCTGATCGACACGGGCGGTATCACCGAAGCTGGCGACATTTTCTCCAAGCTGATCAAAGAACAGGTGACTGAGTTCCTGCACTCTGTGGATTTGATCGTGGCGGTGATGGATGGTCGTGTGGGCCTGGTGCCTGAAGACCGTGACATCATTCGCGTCGCCAAACAAACCGGCAAACCGTTCCTTCTGGTGATCAACAAGGTCGACAGTGACCAGGATCAGGACATGGCCAAAGCTGACTTCTATGAATTCGGTGTGGACGTGGTTGCCGCTTCTTTCGAGCAGCGTCGTGGTCTGGCTGAAATCCTTGAGTGGGTGGTAAAACAGATCCCTGAAAATCCAGGGACTGTGAAAGAGGGCATGAATATCGCCATCGTCGGTAAACCGAACGTGGGAAAAAGCTCTATCTGTAATGCGATCCTGGGCTACAACCGCATGATCGTTTCTGATATCGCGGGCACCACAATTGATTCTGTCGATTCCCCCTTCGTTTATAACGACAAAAAATACACCCTGGTTGATACCGCGGGTCTGCGTCGTTCGGCAAAGCGTGAAGAGGATCTGGAGATCATTTCCGCCTTCAAATCCCAGGAAGCCATTCGTCGCGCGGACATCGTGCTGTTGATGGTGGATGGAACTGTCGGCCCGACAGACCAGGATGCGCGCATCATGCAGGCGATTCTGGAGGATCACAAAGGTGTGATCGTCGTGGCGAATAAATCAGACTTGGGTGGGAAGGAAGTTCCTGAATACCGCAAGACTTTCCGTGAACAGGTGGAGCGTGTGTTCCACTTCTTCACTGACGTGCACATTGTCTTCACCAGCGCCAAAACCGGTTACGGTCTGGAAGACCTGTTTGAGATGATTGAAAAAGTCGCTCATCAGATGACCTTCCGTGTTCCAACGGCAGAGCTGAATGACTTCTTCTTCGAAACCATCCGTAAAGCTCCGGCTCCGGTTTGGGGTACGACGAACGTGAAGTTCTATTATCTGACTCAGACCTATCAGCAGCCTCCGGCATTTATCGCGTTTGCGAATCATCCGGATGGTGTGACGAACTCCTATCGCCGCTTCCTGATTAAGCACATTAAAACGAACTGGGACCTTCACGGGATGCCGATTCGTATCTTCTGTATGAAATCACGCCGTGGTGGATCGGATAATGGCTAG
- the rnc gene encoding ribonuclease III has product MIDQGRKSLEERVGHQFKNPALLERALTHKSFANELRNTVEHNEKLEFLGDAVLDLVVGEFLYEKFPTDTEGGLSKKRASIVNEEVLSELALEMGLNKLMQLGKGEALTGGAQKPRLIASSFEAIVGALYLDGGFEVARSFIRQEFVPLADRVCGHEDFERDYKTRLQELVQKSSKETPRYEVLAEEGPPHDREFLVCVKVKEDVWAQGRGRSKKNAEQMAAKNALEMKYKETN; this is encoded by the coding sequence ATGATCGATCAGGGGCGAAAGAGTCTGGAAGAGCGTGTAGGACATCAATTTAAAAACCCGGCACTGCTGGAAAGAGCGTTGACCCACAAGAGTTTTGCCAACGAGCTGAGAAACACCGTTGAGCACAATGAAAAGCTGGAATTTTTGGGTGACGCTGTTTTGGATCTGGTGGTGGGAGAGTTTTTGTATGAAAAATTCCCGACCGACACCGAAGGTGGTTTGTCAAAGAAACGAGCCAGTATTGTTAATGAAGAGGTTCTGTCCGAACTGGCATTGGAAATGGGTTTAAATAAACTCATGCAACTGGGAAAGGGTGAAGCCCTGACCGGGGGCGCGCAGAAGCCGCGCCTGATAGCCTCTTCGTTTGAAGCCATTGTCGGGGCGTTGTACCTGGATGGTGGGTTTGAAGTGGCTCGCAGCTTTATTCGCCAGGAGTTTGTTCCTTTGGCGGACCGGGTCTGCGGGCATGAGGACTTCGAGCGGGATTATAAAACCCGTCTGCAGGAACTGGTGCAGAAGTCCTCGAAAGAAACGCCACGCTATGAAGTGCTGGCGGAAGAAGGACCTCCGCATGATCGTGAGTTCCTGGTTTGTGTAAAAGTAAAAGAAGATGTCTGGGCTCAAGGGCGGGGCCGCAGTAAGAAAAACGCCGAACAAATGGCGGCAAAGAATGCCCTTGAGATGAAGTACAAGGAGACGAATTAA
- a CDS encoding sodium-dependent transporter, with the protein MASKRGSWKTRYGFYLLAIGSACGLGNLWRFPYVVGENGGGAFILLYGLLALAIGAPLLIAELMLGKGTRRSVIVATQQMSAKTGVNFRWVGRLAVMVSIVVLSYYSVISGWVLHFLTQFLVSLFSSPEQLTDKTNLAALMSNGWLQLMLASAHILITVVVVVKGVQQGLERWIGYTMPLFAVLVIILVMRSFSLPSTPEVLRFLFYPDFSKLSWDSINHALGHVFFTLSVGFGTMVTFGSYMREEDHVPTAGFRVTIVDTVISLVAVVMIFPVAFQASNVPLTDPALMFEVLPKYLLGIRGGTLFGLAFFACLYMAALNASIGLLEVVVSNWVDAKKEMERGKATWYSGAIALMLTVLPALSSSIFKDIRVGGRSLIENLDSLLINWLLPLVALGILIAFNRGVSDKEKELGFVDKDKFVSYSMYPHWMFVLKWAGPVVIIVGLLLQVIGVFVS; encoded by the coding sequence ATGGCTAGTAAACGCGGCTCATGGAAAACACGCTATGGATTCTATCTTCTGGCCATCGGCTCTGCCTGTGGTTTGGGGAATCTGTGGCGTTTTCCCTATGTCGTGGGCGAAAATGGGGGCGGTGCCTTCATTTTGCTTTATGGTCTGCTGGCTTTGGCCATCGGCGCTCCGCTGTTGATTGCCGAGCTGATGCTGGGTAAAGGCACGCGCCGTTCGGTGATCGTCGCTACCCAGCAGATGAGTGCCAAGACCGGCGTGAATTTCCGCTGGGTCGGGCGACTGGCCGTGATGGTCAGTATTGTCGTCTTGTCTTATTACTCAGTGATCAGTGGCTGGGTTTTGCACTTCTTAACCCAATTCCTGGTGTCTTTATTTTCCAGCCCCGAACAACTGACTGACAAAACCAATCTGGCAGCTTTGATGTCTAACGGCTGGCTGCAGTTGATGCTGGCCAGTGCGCACATCCTGATCACGGTGGTTGTGGTCGTCAAAGGGGTGCAGCAGGGGTTGGAGCGCTGGATCGGGTACACCATGCCGTTATTTGCGGTGCTGGTTATTATTCTGGTCATGCGTTCTTTCTCGCTGCCTTCAACTCCGGAAGTGTTGCGCTTCCTGTTTTATCCGGACTTTTCAAAGCTGAGCTGGGATTCCATCAATCACGCTCTGGGGCATGTGTTCTTCACGCTTTCAGTGGGCTTTGGCACGATGGTGACCTTTGGTTCTTACATGCGTGAAGAAGACCACGTTCCGACCGCGGGTTTCCGTGTGACGATCGTGGATACAGTGATTTCCTTGGTGGCCGTGGTGATGATTTTCCCGGTGGCGTTCCAGGCGTCCAATGTGCCGCTGACGGATCCGGCGTTGATGTTTGAGGTCTTGCCGAAGTATCTGTTGGGAATCCGTGGGGGCACGCTGTTTGGTCTGGCGTTCTTTGCGTGTCTTTATATGGCAGCGCTGAATGCCAGCATTGGTTTGCTGGAAGTTGTCGTGTCCAATTGGGTGGATGCCAAGAAAGAAATGGAGCGTGGCAAGGCGACCTGGTATTCCGGGGCGATTGCTTTGATGCTGACGGTTCTGCCGGCGCTTTCAAGTTCGATCTTTAAAGACATCCGCGTGGGTGGCCGTTCGTTGATCGAAAATCTGGATTCATTGCTGATCAACTGGCTGCTGCCGTTGGTGGCGCTGGGTATTTTGATCGCCTTCAATCGCGGGGTTTCAGACAAGGAAAAAGAGCTGGGCTTTGTCGACAAGGACAAGTTCGTCAGCTATTCAATGTATCCGCATTGGATGTTTGTTTTGAAGTGGGCAGGCCCGGTGGTGATTATCGTGGGCCTTTTGCTGCAAGTTATTGGGGTTTTTGTCAGTTAG
- a CDS encoding glutathione peroxidase, producing MRIFTLIALILCTSFAWAKDTPSSFFDLSANSLSGKKVNFSTYRGKVVLVVNTASQCGFTPQLKELEEMYKKYADRGFVVLGFPSNDFKQEKGTNDEVQTFAAKEFGVTFPLFDKAPVSGKDIQPVYQFLTTQKPGLIFKDVAWNFEKFLINRKGQVVERWSSITKPSSDSITKSVEKALNEPL from the coding sequence ATGCGTATTTTTACTCTTATCGCCCTAATTTTGTGCACTTCCTTTGCTTGGGCCAAGGACACACCATCGAGCTTCTTTGATCTTTCCGCGAACTCGCTTTCCGGCAAAAAGGTCAACTTCTCCACGTACCGGGGCAAGGTCGTTTTGGTGGTCAACACCGCCTCACAATGCGGGTTCACTCCCCAACTGAAAGAGCTGGAAGAAATGTACAAAAAATACGCAGACCGCGGTTTCGTGGTTCTGGGTTTTCCTTCCAACGATTTCAAACAGGAAAAAGGAACGAACGACGAAGTTCAGACTTTTGCCGCCAAGGAATTTGGCGTGACCTTCCCGTTGTTTGATAAAGCACCGGTCAGCGGTAAAGACATCCAGCCGGTTTATCAATTCCTGACGACACAAAAACCGGGTTTGATTTTTAAAGACGTGGCCTGGAACTTTGAAAAGTTCCTAATCAACCGCAAAGGTCAGGTGGTCGAACGCTGGAGTTCCATCACCAAACCATCCTCGGACTCCATCACAAAATCCGTGGAAAAAGCCCTGAACGAACCCCTCTAA
- the era gene encoding GTPase Era, translating to MSYKAGFLGLIGQPNAGKSTLMNFLVDEKVSIVSSKPQTTRRRILGIWSTEKGQVIFVDAPGLIKADEGLNGFLAQEAHDVINSSDALLAIIAVDEEKPENAEKVIDLVSKSGKPWIAVITKTDIEEKAHRVMILRKMVEDKGGKAFSVSVKDSKNDQEEREALLIEFMELLPESPAPLYDTELFTNENVREMAAEIVREQCFEALHHEIPYSIAVRIVKFEEDAKPVPKIYAEIVVSKDSHKAIVIGKGASVIKQIGMEARKEIEKLMGEKIFLDLNVASKPEWFSNKRMMKELGYVVDSKD from the coding sequence ATGAGTTACAAAGCTGGATTTTTAGGTCTGATCGGACAGCCGAACGCGGGGAAGAGCACATTGATGAACTTCCTTGTGGACGAAAAGGTCTCTATCGTCTCTTCAAAACCTCAGACAACCCGCCGCCGCATTCTGGGCATCTGGAGCACAGAAAAAGGTCAGGTGATCTTTGTTGATGCACCGGGTTTGATCAAAGCTGATGAAGGTTTGAATGGTTTCCTGGCACAGGAAGCCCATGATGTTATCAACAGCTCTGATGCTTTGCTGGCGATCATTGCCGTGGATGAGGAAAAACCGGAAAACGCAGAAAAGGTCATCGACCTGGTTTCCAAAAGCGGCAAACCATGGATCGCCGTGATCACCAAAACGGATATCGAGGAAAAAGCCCACCGTGTGATGATTCTTCGCAAGATGGTCGAGGACAAGGGCGGCAAAGCCTTCTCTGTGTCCGTGAAAGATTCCAAAAACGACCAGGAAGAGCGTGAAGCACTTCTGATTGAGTTCATGGAATTGCTGCCAGAATCTCCGGCGCCTTTGTATGACACTGAGTTGTTTACAAATGAAAACGTGCGTGAAATGGCCGCGGAAATCGTCCGTGAGCAGTGCTTTGAGGCCCTTCACCACGAAATCCCGTATTCTATCGCGGTTCGTATCGTGAAGTTTGAAGAGGACGCGAAGCCGGTTCCAAAGATCTATGCAGAGATCGTGGTGTCCAAAGACAGCCACAAGGCGATCGTGATCGGAAAAGGCGCCAGCGTGATCAAACAGATCGGTATGGAAGCCCGCAAGGAAATTGAAAAACTGATGGGAGAGAAAATCTTCCTGGACCTGAACGTGGCATCCAAGCCCGAGTGGTTCTCCAATAAACGCATGATGAAGGAGCTTGGATATGTCGTCGACTCTAAAGACTGA